A section of the Leptospira semungkisensis genome encodes:
- a CDS encoding quinone oxidoreductase family protein, which produces MMKAAILKEFGKPPIYGDYPNPSPENSEQVLMHVKTAAIKNIDKLRASGTHYASYKELPAIVGLDGVGILENGTKVYAQGITGTVAEQALISKNKLTILPDGIDLFLAAALPNAVIGATMALHARVNLNRGNVVLVNGATGVTGQLAVQVAKHYGASRIIATGRNEESLQKLKGFGADTIISLKQSEEEVLEQIKKVHKETPIDIVVDYLWGRPVELLLKAFKGGGIDSHTHPVKIVTVGDMAGKTISLDSASLRSSDIQILGSGLGSLSAKDIQNFNNEILPEMFQLAAKGILKLEIHKEDLKNIEHAWNLEISSGQRMVISIQ; this is translated from the coding sequence ATGATGAAAGCTGCAATACTTAAAGAATTTGGAAAGCCTCCCATATATGGGGATTATCCAAACCCAAGTCCCGAGAACTCGGAACAAGTACTAATGCATGTAAAGACTGCCGCGATCAAGAACATAGATAAGTTAAGAGCAAGCGGCACTCACTATGCTAGTTATAAAGAACTTCCTGCGATCGTCGGTCTCGACGGAGTGGGAATCTTGGAGAATGGGACCAAGGTGTATGCGCAAGGGATCACTGGAACTGTCGCTGAACAGGCTCTGATCTCTAAGAACAAACTCACAATCCTTCCCGATGGGATCGATCTATTTCTTGCAGCTGCTCTTCCAAATGCAGTCATAGGAGCAACCATGGCTCTTCATGCAAGAGTGAATCTAAATCGGGGAAATGTAGTGCTCGTCAACGGTGCAACAGGAGTTACCGGACAGTTAGCTGTGCAAGTGGCCAAACATTATGGAGCTTCTAGGATTATAGCCACTGGAAGAAATGAAGAGTCTCTGCAAAAACTAAAAGGATTTGGAGCAGATACAATCATATCCTTGAAACAAAGCGAAGAAGAAGTCTTGGAACAGATCAAAAAGGTCCACAAGGAAACTCCTATCGATATAGTGGTGGATTATCTCTGGGGAAGACCAGTGGAATTATTACTGAAAGCTTTTAAAGGAGGAGGAATAGATTCCCATACTCACCCGGTAAAGATCGTTACGGTAGGAGATATGGCGGGCAAAACCATTTCGTTAGATTCTGCAAGCCTTCGCAGCTCCGATATCCAAATTCTAGGTTCTGGACTCGGAAGTCTTTCTGCAAAGGACATACAAAACTTCAACAATGAGATCCTCCCGGAAATGTTCCAATTGGCTGCAAAAGGAATTCTTAAATTAGAAATCCATAAGGAAGATCTAAAGAATATAGAGCATGCCTGGAATTTAGAGATCTCTTCCGGACAGAGAATGGTCATCTCGATCCAATAA
- a CDS encoding lysozyme inhibitor LprI family protein: MANVYYNFISFCKDMKYLILLFLIFIISLHAQTSIAKHPCSALKTKNEQKECFLKEYKSADKELNEVYKNIRKSLSPENEEELKKVQRPWIGYRDGLCEGPMYSGDETGIETIACKTETTRERTSYLRKVWNLGKFPKDGIGSYTDGFGGRLKLFRKKGKPVHFELGVVRGPTAHLGEMDGDWTPNQEGKWTWSSPANCKAEDPECCILKFQTFDARIEVEEISCSAFHGARAYFGGDYRYEFK, translated from the coding sequence ATGGCCAATGTATATTACAATTTTATTTCTTTCTGCAAGGATATGAAATACTTAATCCTCCTATTTCTTATTTTCATCATCTCATTGCACGCGCAGACAAGCATCGCCAAACACCCCTGCTCTGCTCTTAAAACAAAGAATGAACAAAAAGAATGCTTTCTCAAAGAATATAAAAGCGCTGACAAGGAACTGAACGAAGTATATAAGAATATTCGAAAGTCCCTATCTCCAGAGAACGAAGAAGAATTGAAAAAGGTCCAAAGGCCATGGATAGGTTATAGGGATGGACTTTGCGAAGGGCCAATGTATTCCGGAGACGAAACTGGAATAGAAACCATCGCTTGCAAAACGGAAACTACAAGAGAAAGAACCTCTTATCTGCGAAAGGTTTGGAACTTGGGAAAATTCCCCAAGGATGGGATCGGTTCCTATACGGATGGATTCGGTGGAAGGCTGAAACTCTTCCGAAAAAAAGGAAAACCAGTCCACTTCGAATTAGGAGTAGTAAGAGGACCAACGGCTCATCTGGGAGAGATGGATGGAGACTGGACCCCTAATCAAGAAGGTAAATGGACCTGGTCCTCTCCGGCAAATTGCAAGGCAGAAGATCCAGAATGTTGCATTCTCAAATTCCAGACTTTCGATGCTAGGATCGAAGTAGAAGAAATATCTTGCTCAGCATTTCACGGAGCAAGAGCGTATTTCGGCGGAGACTATCGCTACGAATTCAAATAA
- a CDS encoding lipase family alpha/beta hydrolase, whose amino-acid sequence MRKLSIALLVAFLCSGQLFASGGGSSSKPLAGSYPIVLSHGLFGWGNDNTGLINLLSYWGGMDTYLQSQGATVYAPAKTAAGSNETRGAELNSKVLVYMAANGFSKVHILGHSQGGLDSRYAASNLALGSKVSTLTTLNTPHRGSPIADIISSVLPDWIKPFVAAILNVFVQLVWNESNQDVLAALGSLTAAGTAVFNSHTPDNPSVKYFSYGSYITLPDLIQHPLMGIIQPACIAGGLINGYGGTCDGLVPYTSLKWGTFKGGPDYGIFTTGVDHLQAANTLNSGKTWYDVEGYFLKMMSNAKANQ is encoded by the coding sequence ATGCGTAAGCTAAGTATAGCACTCCTAGTTGCGTTTCTTTGCAGCGGACAATTGTTCGCATCCGGTGGAGGATCTTCCTCCAAACCATTGGCTGGGTCTTACCCCATTGTTCTTTCTCATGGTCTATTCGGCTGGGGAAATGATAATACAGGTCTGATCAATTTACTCAGCTACTGGGGTGGAATGGACACTTACTTGCAATCCCAAGGAGCTACCGTATACGCTCCTGCTAAAACCGCTGCCGGATCTAACGAAACTCGGGGAGCGGAATTGAATAGCAAGGTGCTCGTCTACATGGCGGCTAACGGATTCAGCAAGGTACATATCTTGGGACATTCTCAAGGTGGATTAGATAGCAGATATGCGGCTTCTAATTTGGCCTTAGGCTCCAAAGTCTCCACCTTAACTACATTAAATACTCCTCATAGAGGTTCCCCGATTGCGGACATTATCAGCTCAGTATTGCCTGACTGGATCAAACCATTTGTGGCAGCTATTCTGAATGTATTCGTTCAACTGGTTTGGAATGAAAGTAACCAAGACGTATTGGCCGCTCTCGGCTCTTTGACAGCTGCAGGTACTGCAGTCTTCAATTCTCACACTCCTGATAATCCAAGTGTGAAATATTTCTCCTATGGTTCTTATATCACCCTTCCTGATCTGATCCAGCACCCTTTGATGGGGATCATTCAACCTGCTTGCATCGCAGGAGGATTGATCAACGGTTACGGCGGAACCTGTGATGGACTCGTTCCTTATACTTCCTTGAAATGGGGAACCTTCAAAGGCGGCCCTGACTACGGGATCTTCACAACCGGCGTGGATCATTTACAAGCAGCTAACACATTGAACTCAGGCAAGACTTGGTATGATGTGGAAGGTTATTTCTTAAAAATGATGTCGAATGCGAAAGCAAACCAATAA
- a CDS encoding helix-turn-helix transcriptional regulator, which translates to MSLASQPIILQTGSMRRYSPSEFLKPFVQTYLIIESHEELKNTLIPGSSVVLFFKIRGSVSELEEGSETRTPLFGLSGLRRKARIAHYSKNSSMLLVLFKEGGASSFFREPMHEIFGMGLSMENFMQSSKVQEIEEKLLEAKTDQERISRLESILVSEWRGSGFDPLIRETIRRIRAAKGDLRIADLVKGMPISRDSLEKKFRQIIGTSPKQYAGIIRMRNLIDSYSPEKSLTETAIQAGFFDQAHFIKDFKIFTGQTPKEFFKSPSPRRFW; encoded by the coding sequence ATGTCTCTCGCCTCTCAGCCAATCATTCTGCAAACAGGAAGCATGAGAAGATATTCTCCTAGCGAATTTCTGAAACCGTTTGTTCAGACCTACCTGATCATAGAGAGTCATGAAGAGCTAAAGAATACACTTATCCCTGGATCTTCTGTAGTATTATTCTTTAAGATCAGAGGAAGCGTTTCCGAATTGGAAGAAGGTTCCGAAACGAGGACCCCTCTTTTTGGCCTAAGTGGTCTCAGAAGAAAGGCAAGGATTGCTCACTATTCTAAAAATTCCTCTATGCTACTTGTTCTTTTCAAAGAAGGTGGAGCGTCTTCCTTTTTTAGAGAACCGATGCATGAGATTTTTGGAATGGGATTGTCCATGGAAAATTTCATGCAGTCTAGTAAGGTCCAAGAGATAGAAGAAAAACTTTTAGAAGCAAAGACAGACCAAGAAAGGATTTCTCGTTTAGAGAGTATTCTAGTCTCTGAATGGAGAGGATCCGGATTCGATCCCTTGATTCGAGAAACGATCCGTAGGATCCGTGCTGCAAAAGGAGATCTCAGGATTGCTGACTTAGTTAAGGGAATGCCGATTAGCAGAGATTCTCTTGAGAAAAAGTTCAGACAAATTATAGGCACAAGTCCAAAACAATATGCAGGAATTATTAGAATGAGAAACCTCATCGATTCCTATTCCCCAGAGAAAAGCCTAACAGAAACAGCGATACAGGCAGGTTTTTTTGATCAGGCTCATTTCATTAAGGACTTTAAGATTTTTACAGGACAAACTCCGAAAGAGTTCTTTAAATCCCCTTCTCCTAGACGTTTCTGGTAA